A single Corvus hawaiiensis isolate bCorHaw1 chromosome 26, bCorHaw1.pri.cur, whole genome shotgun sequence DNA region contains:
- the LOC125317082 gene encoding GSK-3-binding protein-like yields MPCRPGERFLLLERPVAVGQAGSKEVDALVAKLGEVLQLSAQRAPPPPRAPKHLGPGSARDRAAPYSPRCCSGGGAGAGLLAPRGPAPQQDHSQHVEPPRPDRSGQQRVTKQLCGRGWLRSAARRRKQPPPGPGDGPAEEEDPHRLLQQLILSGNLIKEAVRRLQLAAAAAAAAASAASSGSASAGSGGADGEPAAAAVQPLQ; encoded by the coding sequence ATGCCGTGCCGCCCGGGCGAGcgcttcctgctgctggagcgccCGGTCGCCGTGGGACAGGCGGGCTCCAAGGAGGTGGACGCGCTGGTGGCCAAGCTGGGCGAGGTGCTGCAGTTGAGCGCCCAgcgggcgccgccgccgccccgcgcccccaaGCACCTGGGGCCGGGCAGCGCCCGCGACCGCGCCGCCCCCTACTCGCCGCGGTGCtgcagcggcggcggggccggcgccggGCTGCTGGCGCCGCGGGGACCGGCCCCGCAGCAAGATCACTCGCAGCACGTCGAGCCCCCGCGGCCGGACCGGAGCGGCCAGCAGCGGGTGACCAAGCAGCTGTGCGGACGGGGCTGGCTGCGGAGCGCCGCCCGTCGGAGGAAGCAGCctccgccggggccgggcgacGGGCCGGCGGAGGAGGAGGACCCACAccggctcctgcagcagctcatcCTTTCCGGCAACCTCATCAAAGAAGCCGTCCGGCGGCTGCagctggcggcggcggcggcagcagcggcggcatCCGCGGCCTCCAGCGGCAGCGCCtcggcggggagcggcggcgcggaCGGCgagccggcggcggcggcggtgcaGCCCCTGCAGTAG